The genomic DNA taattaacaaattaatatggtaagttagatatcaaaagattttatttgatgactaatttaataaaggaaattaaaatgataagttagatgatatcaaatgattctttagagtattctctttaagatttttggaaacaacgtgctctaataataaaatcttacaaaaataaattaagattgCATCcactatttaatttgtaactaattaatttatcaaattagtgtataacctatttgtaaccaacttattaaaattatatagtctacaaaataatatcgtgtacttctgttttattactAGATTAGGGACGTGCTAGAGCACAGATTGaaagtctttttatttatattataattatagaataaaatataatttatatgattatttaaaaaaaaaatttgataaaacattatgcaataaaattatatgctaaaaaTGTTGGCttaaaaaagacacatattttataagttttatattgttaattttgtaattttatgtatgagaaatgattatatttgttttttgttgtttattttaattttaatttttgaacatgtttggtgaaagttttttaatatgacccgtgcttatgtaaaatttatttttaactatacaacaagatctcggaaatcatgattaaatatgataaattgccaagattttattcttttttacgcctaacagtatatttttatacctaacattatatattttgtaaccatacatgaaatactaaagttttattttggaattgtataaatcattgatcAATTAaactataacttttttttgtaaccaacctatatttaatctataaaaaaaagttgagtacttccattttattatatatgggaTAAAGGGGATCTATTCCGTTTAGTTCCGAATTGATTTGCTATTCATAAGGTAAGTGACTGGTCTGGTCACTGGTGTCTCCGATGGATGCTATGCTACACTTCAGTTGTAGTCTCCCCCACTCAAATCCAGTAATCCACAACATGATCCGGTAGATCGCTCAATACCAGTGTGGTGTAGTAAGTTGGTTTGCTACCGAATCACACATATCACAAGGATGacctaaaatataaaaaataaatttcaaagtTAAAAGTCAAAAAGTATTATTAACAAAGACCTGAGGGTAGCCTCGCCACTACGTTGCGGATGAACGTTTACTTAGTTTCTCTCGACTTCACGAAGCCACCTTCTCTATTTACACGCGTCACTCTCTCTGCCCAGACGCCTCTTGCCATGGCCACAGTAAACAAAACAGTTCGTGTCGCAGCTGCTCAGATGACATCAGTGAATGATCTCATGGCCAATTTCGCCACTTGCTCTCGACTCGTTCAAGTAAAATCCTATTCAATCTCTATATTTCGTTTCCGATtctataaaaaaagtttaagactTTGCGATCAAATTGATTATGTTAGTGATTTGACTAATCAGGTTACGATTATTAGAGATTTGATTACaacttttcaattttgaatTGGATTCTACCCTTTTTGCTTTCATTGCTTTGAAATTGTGGATTTTGAagtttaagaataaaaaagttgaaaactttatgAGGATTTTAGTAGGGATTGAGATttgaaagtttcaatttttatccaaaattttactacTTTTTTAAAGTCTTCTTAATCTTTGAGTTTACTACTTTGGAAAATTTTACTCCTTTGTGAAGTCTTTTCAATCTTTGAGTATGTGTAACTGAACAAAAGGAGGCAGCATTGGCTGGTGCGAAGCTGATTTGCTTCCCTGAGAACTTCTCCTTTGTGGGAGATAAACAAGGGGAGAGTGTGAAAATCGCTGAAGCATTAGATGGGCCAGTGATGCAACGGTATTGCTCTCTAGCCAGGTAAAAAAGTGTTTCTTTCTATGCGTTGATTCGCTTTAGGTACTACATTGACTTGTTTGTTTCCTCTCAGCATTGCCTAGACTAATTAAGGTCTTGTGTAACATTTTCTGTGTTTGCAGGGATTCTAATATATGGTTGTCTCTAGGAGGCTTTCAAGAGAGATTTGATGATACTCATTTGTGTAATACACATGTTGTTATCGATGATGCTGGAATGATCCGGGACACTTATCAGAAAATGCATTTGTAAACTCTATTTGACTCTCCTTTTATCacatattttagttttagagCTTCTTAAGATCCTGTATTTGGTTAGAATCACTAAGTGACAACTTCTGTTTTATGAAGGTTTGATGTTGATGTTCCTGGTGGAAGCTCGTACAAGGAAAGCAGCTTTACGGTTCCAGGTAAACTTTGTTAAGTATAGTCTTCCTCATTAGAATGGTCTTATCTAATCTAATCTAGATAAAATGTCTGAACAATCCCACATACAAAGTATCTTAGATCCATTCCATAAACATGTGTTATGTCTATTTCTTTTGGTATTgcgaaaaaaaagaagattgtgGAGTGATCAGCAGTTCAAACTCCGAATTTATTGTTTAGAACACATGAAGTGGAACTGATCAATGACACCTTGTCAATCACATCATTATGCTGATAATCTCTAAGAGATTCTATTCCTTGTAAAACCATTGTCTTCACACTTAAGAAGACTAGGAACTGATGTATTTCGTATCTTTGAGATAAGATTTTTGTTCTTGTAATTTTTGTCAGGGACAAAGATTGTTTCCGTAGACAGCCCTATTGGGCGCTTAGGCCTTACTGTATGCTACGATTTGAGGTTTCCTAAGATTTATCAGCAATTGAGATTCGATCACAAGGCTCAGGTAAAATCCAATGTATTTCAATGAATATGAACCTGTGCTGTTCTTAGTCTTATTGGCATTGTTTCGAAAACTCAGTCAAAGAAAGAAATGGTAGAATGAATGAAGCTAAATCATGTTTCACTTGAAATATGTATGTTCCAAAACTCtgaggaaaaaagaaacaatttgataAAACTGAGTTCCTACAGAAAAAAATCCTCAAACTTGAGTATGTACTTAATGCTTGTCCAGTGAACATAAAAACCATGCAGGTTTTACTAGTACCATCAGCTTTCACCAAGGTCACTGGTGAGGCACACTGGGAGATTCTTCTTAGAGCCCGAGCAATTGAAACGCAATGTTATGTATGTGACTACACACTTCTCTCCCTTTTTAGCTTCTCATTTCATTTGAGATTAACAGTCTCTGTTCGATTCCTCTTGCTTGGTTAATTGTCAGGTCATAGCTGCTGCTCAAGCAGGAAAGCAtaatgagaaaagagaaagttaTGGGGACACACTGATCATTGATCCGTGGGGAACTGTAATTGGAAGACTACCCGGTGAGAGTCCCGGAATTATTGAAGACATCATATATATCTAGATGTACTAGACAAAAGTCTCTTCTGATCAAAActaaattatgatttgtttccGTTGCAGACCGTGTATCGACTGGCATTGTCGTGGCAGATATAGATTTTGCACTTATTGACTCGGTGAGAACAAATATGCCTATTGATAAGGTAATATAATACAGACTTGACTTATTCTGAATGGTATAGAACTTGTGTTTCCGTGAACCAAGCGGTTGAACTAAAAAAGCCTTTTATTtccatcttctttgttttgcagcAACGGGTCTCAATAGATCTCTGATGAACGTGTTGTGAAATTTGGAGTTGTGATTTTCTTGGGTAAGTTGTAAATGaattaattagaaacaaaatatcaaGTCTCAATAATAAGCTAAGCTAAGAAAATAAGAACACAATATTTCAGTAGACAAATGAACCTTGTCCTCACACATCACGGTTAAGTCATAAGGTGTTTTCACCCATCACGGTTGTATCTGAACCCACACGTTTTATCAATAAAGGAGACATGAAAACAGGATATATATGGGTATCTTCCGGAAGTTGCAGGCGGTAAGTGACTTGTGTGACATGTACATCCACTTGGAAATGAATAGGACCATAGAACTTGTGAGAGAGCTTTTGAGATGTTTGGCGGAGCATGGAATATTGCCAATATAGATACAAGTGTAGAAACACCGATGGCCTTATTTGAACTTCACATTCTCCGTTTGACATCGGCTTATTGTttcatcttattattattacctagGTGAGGTGATCATTTTACTTTGTGTACAGTAGACAGAGTATCAGTGATGGGGTCATCCCAAAAGGGTTTCGAATGGCGTTGTTCCTCGGTCGTGGTATTTTACACAAATTCAACTCAAGGGAGAAGGCCACTCCATTGCTTCTAATAATTGTGGACAAAACAACAGAGGTATTGTCATTCAATACGACGGTCACTACCTTAGTTTGAACATACCTAGAGTTGTGCCGGAGCCGGAAAGTTTCCGAAACTCCCTTAAAAACAAGCTAGTCCAGATCTAATCCCAACCACTAACTGGAGCATGTATAGTGTCATGAATTTGAACCAACAAATCCGTACACTTATCGGCCATGGCCACCATCAATTGTAATTTAATGTTTCTTCCATACGTAACCTTAAAAAGGCTTTAATGGTTATATGTAGATTATAAATAACTAGCGTGAGAGAAACAAGGAagtaaggaaaaaaagataaacatctTGATAACATTGataagttatttattattagaagAAAGTCACTTCCTCACATTGAGCTGACAAAATCATCAGCATCAATAACATCCATGATTTTGGGTTTCGAATTCACCACTCTACAGTTCAGTCTAATTTCTCCTTGCTTGCCTGTTAATGGTGAAAGGTTTCCCATCCTTATCATTGCCTTCACAAACGCATCGAAAAATTTCCCTTGACCATCAGCGTATGCTCGGACTAACGGGATAGTGTCTTTAGCATCAGGGCTTGAGAATAACTCTTGGTCGCTTTGGATAAGACCTTTGTTCTCTTTGAGATTCACGTAGTATTTGTTATCAAAGAGTGTTGGCGTACGTAGATCAAAATCTACCAAGACACTCTGGTTTCCATTACGCGGACATTGTTTTCTAAGCGTGCTGAGGTAAGATTCATCAAGAGTTGGGTCGGGTAAGCCGGTGTTACTGAAGTTGTAAAGCCGATCCATTATGAACTGACATTGGTTTTTGCCAAAGGTGTGAGCacctaaacaaaagaaaaatattaaaagattaaataaacTAAACCTATAGTCATATAAAGTTATTAGTGATTACGATTATAGATGAAAACGTACCGGAAAGAGCAACGAGATCAGAAGGAAGCTCGAGTCCAACTTTTTTGAAGCTAGCCTTAAGTTGTTTAAGGGTAAAGAATGGAGCTGGAAGGTTATCATTAGCAAGATCCATAAAACCTCTTAAGCCGTCTCTTCTTCCACCTGGAACCATCCATGAAGGTCCTCCCGCCTATtgtattttcattatatttagtCCACATATTTATCCtgcttaacttttttttttttaaattgtctAGATACAATTTGCATAGGCATAGCAAAAGATTCATACCAAAACAACAGATTCTTGAGCCGCGATGGTGAGCAAATCAGCACATGAAACGGTTCTTGGACACGCTTTCTCCACGGCAGCCTTCATTTTATCGATCACATCGAAACCCCGGGCTGATTTAGCGTTCCCAAAGGCGTCCTTCTCCGTCCTAAACGATGTTGTGTTGTCTAACAATATCGACGCATCacatcccttttttttttaacaaaatatatatcttcacATTTAGTCAAACCACATTGTTAAATCACAATATCTTATATACAGTACAAGCAAGTTATACTTTTTCATACATATTTACCCCGAACTATAATCATTCTACCGCAAGTAAATAGTAAATCTAATATCACACTATACTACTCACTACACTAGCATAAACTTATTCACGTGAAtccaaagaaaacattaaaaaaaaagagccaAAATTTCAGCACTAAAGAGagtattttagtaattttacaGTTTGAGTATCTTatattggaaaagaaaaaaccgtGAAACGAATATTTTGAGTTGAACAAGAAACTGAAATGTTTATCACATTTTCATATCCTGGTTTCAATTAAGTTTATAATATCAGTAAAGCATTCCCACTCTTTAGGATAAACTATGAAAGAATATAACGTGAAATATATTAAGTCTAATGGTATATCTTACATTAACAAAGCAGTCATGGAAATGAAGACGAAGGATGCTTGCAGCAATGCGAGGGTCTGATCTCAGAGCATCGCGAATGGTTTTGGTCGCAATGTCAAAGACTTGTGGACATGATTTATCGTAAAAGGTAGGGCTTAGTTGAGCGCGAGACAATGATacttgtagaagaagaagaaaaaatcccAATTTTATCAAAgaggaactcattttctttgcACTCTTAGATAATTTTGCTGTTATAGTTTTAATTTGAGTGGATGTAGGTTTTGTCTAAACGATTTCTTATATAGGCAAAATGTTCTTGCTTGGCGGCTTTTActtttttgacatattttttttattcaagtGGTGGATACGTTCATATAGTCGAAAACATATAGAAGAGTATACTTTGAATACAACAATACcatatttgtgttttgttgaatTATTCTGTACGAAGTGGTTTAAagcatttcttttctttcggCAAAtaggttttaaagtcttaattaAGAAACTATAATTATCACGTGTCTCTAAAATCGaatcttatttttttccacACTTCAAAAACATTTTAGTTTACTTTTTTCCATTATAATATGGTTCTGTGTTTTATCTTGGAATTAGACGACAATGTGATCAACCCATTCACGTAAGTTTGTATATGTGTTTGTATTCACATAAAGTTGATAAACATATTGtacgttaatatatatatatatatatatatatatatatatatatatattccttctttttttttttgcttcattgATTGTTTTTAACAATGATTGTAGAAAGGAAAAGAGTGAATACGTAGATTAAAGTAGTTTCTTAAGTATTAAAGAGTAACCATGTgtttaaaagtgaaaaacacataaaacgaAGCGATGGGGCATGTCTTTACCTAAGTTGGCATATCCAAATCATGAATattatattggttttgttaGTCAAGAATATAAAGATGAATGTGTCAAACACATACCAATACAAGAAACCATGTG from Camelina sativa cultivar DH55 chromosome 2, Cs, whole genome shotgun sequence includes the following:
- the LOC104720050 gene encoding nitrilase-like protein 2, with the translated sequence MNVYLVSLDFTKPPSLFTRVTLSAQTPLAMATVNKTVRVAAAQMTSVNDLMANFATCSRLVQEAALAGAKLICFPENFSFVGDKQGESVKIAEALDGPVMQRYCSLARDSNIWLSLGGFQERFDDTHLCNTHVVIDDAGMIRDTYQKMHLFDVDVPGGSSYKESSFTVPGTKIVSVDSPIGRLGLTVCYDLRFPKIYQQLRFDHKAQVLLVPSAFTKVTGEAHWEILLRARAIETQCYVIAAAQAGKHNEKRESYGDTLIIDPWGTVIGRLPDRVSTGIVVADIDFALIDSVRTNMPIDKQRVSIDL
- the LOC104720039 gene encoding peroxidase 37-like → MSSSLIKLGFFLLLLQVSLSRAQLSPTFYDKSCPQVFDIATKTIRDALRSDPRIAASILRLHFHDCFVNGCDASILLDNTTSFRTEKDAFGNAKSARGFDVIDKMKAAVEKACPRTVSCADLLTIAAQESVVLAGGPSWMVPGGRRDGLRGFMDLANDNLPAPFFTLKQLKASFKKVGLELPSDLVALSGAHTFGKNQCQFIMDRLYNFSNTGLPDPTLDESYLSTLRKQCPRNGNQSVLVDFDLRTPTLFDNKYYVNLKENKGLIQSDQELFSSPDAKDTIPLVRAYADGQGKFFDAFVKAMIRMGNLSPLTGKQGEIRLNCRVVNSKPKIMDVIDADDFVSSM